The sequence TGTACTTGCAACACATGCTCCTCTGTGCCAGCAGGAGTTGCTATTAGCGGTGTTAGAACTGCCTTTcatattttatctcatctccATACAAATCAATAAATCTGCTTTAAAACTAAATCCAAACTTCAGGCAAACTTTATCCAAAAAAGTACGTTCATCTGGGCAAATCAAAACAGATGCTGCCGTATTTTAAATTAGGTCTACATGTCAACGTTTTCTAAATTAGATGACACACAGTGCAGAGAAGAATATATTatcatattaaaaatattccCTTTCAAAAGCAAATCCTAGACTCTGCTCCAGTTGCTAAAATTCACTATATTACTGTTCTTTCTCACGTAGCACCCATGTTTGTAATTCAGCTTAAATACCGGTggtaaaatatttgcaaaagataaggatttgattttttaaaaaagggttcAGTGCCTTTGAGAGCTACACGGGAGCCACTAAATGTTCTAGTCTGAGACACACTGCTTACATTTGCCACAGTACATAGATGGCCGGTTCTTTTCAGTCCCCTGCaccatttcattttgtttggttCTGTTCACCACTGTCTATGTTCACAGAATATGGATTAGAGACACTGGAGTTAAGCTTGTTAGTTATGAGAGAACATGGGGGATGGGGGGGGGGCAATGAAAAACCCTTTAGCTGCAACCAGTCAGCTTAGCAAGTGTGGTGGAGCCTGCTAATGCAATTGGCTGAGCTGCAAGATGTGGGTTCCATCACTGGAGACAGacttctcccctcaggtagccTATCACGACTACCTAGTCTTCATTAGAACATCAATCCATGAGTCTGTCCTAAATAATAGCACAAGTTAGTGAAGCATGAAACTATGGCTGTCATTGAATGTTAAATTCATCTATTATCACGCCTGCACATTATTATCACAGGAGCATTGAGTCGAGTGGAGctgattctttaaaaaaaacatcttcagagtataaatcaattaaaaaaaaaacataggcAGGGCACATGCAGCGTATACATGAGGATGAAGATGTAGCTGTGCGCAggagaaaaatacagtttaaaatcaAACAGGCCTGCCTCTGGATTTGATTATAATgctctttcatgtttttaagaCATATTATTCTCCTCATGTCTTCTCTTATTTCAGCTAAAAAGTTTTGACAGCCACCCATaagtgtgcttgtgtgttgcAAAATAATTAACGTATAATCATATAAAGCCTTACAATAatatgtttacagcttgttctATTTGGGGTTTCTGGAGGCTGATGACAGCGCAGACATATAGGTCATGAGACACGTCTAAACGCACATCATCTCATGGATGTGGACCCTCTCCTGACCACAACGCTGCAGGGCGAGCCAGGAGATTTAAAAGGAGCAGGGAGGGGAAAATACCACTGAAGTGGAATTACTAATGAAAATTTTCTCCCAATGGCATAGAAATGAAAGCCTGAACAAAGAGCCAGCTCAGGGAATCAAGGAATAGGAAAACTGCAGAATCCTGAATGAAATATACATTATGGACAGAAACCCTCAACTGAATCACACTTACCTTTACAGTTCATAAATGCtagataaaaacagaaacgGTGAGAGACCGTAGCTCGGTGAGGGCTGCGCATAACTGAGTTTGTATTTGCGCCATGCTCTCAGCAGGATCtacattaaatttaaatgtgCTATGTGGAGGGAATGAAGGAACCCAAGGGAGATGGCCTAAACCTTTAAATGTCTGCCAAAGCTACAGGTGACCCGCAGGGACAATCTATACATGTATTTGGCTATAAATGTACACGTGAGTTCATCACTTTCCTCAACATTACAACAAGACCTCATGTCCCACAATGAATTCAGCTGTAAAGAAAGCTGAATGGTCGCGAAATATAACCAGCGAGCCGGTAAAACAGAACAGCAGGTGGGAATAAAGGTGGTGACGgacttctttgttttctcatcTTCTCGAATGAGCCTCCTGTTATCGTAATCCTTTCACATAAGCCCAgcagtttaaatgttttctctcCAAGAAAAGCCTGCTCTAATGATGCAGAAAGATGAAATCCATGATTTTGGGATCTAAGATCATAAATGTCGTGACACATTGGGAGCTGAAATGGGTTCACACACCACATTTTCTGTTGCCatgaacaaaacactcaaaaaaaacGTCAGCCTGCAGCAATGCTAAATTCATAATTCATCTTTAACATCTAATGATTAAATTACATCTTGCTAAATTAATCGCATGATCAGCTCTCAAGGAGAATGAGacaatatttaatttcagtGGAAAACAGCCTTCTAAACACAGAGGCAGCAAGCACAATGCAGAGGAAAtaatgtctttctgtgtggaagaGAATAAGCCTCGACACACAATTCAGCTCTTAAGCTTTAAAtcttacttgtttttttttttttttttttgcacttttgtgtCTTACAGTGCTGGCAAAAGAAGACAGACTGACAGTGTTTAGTATTTGAGAAATGAGTCTCAGTCGTGCTTAGAATGACACTGGACACTTGATGTATGCTTAATGAATTCCCAAGGTTTGGCAACAAAGGTTTCAAGTCCATTTTAAACACAATATAAGAGAATTTTTGCTCCTCAACACATCCTTATGAATATGGTAATTTTGAGTTGGTTTTAATATCTTATGTGTTTCAACTAAGCCTTTTCAGGAACTGTTGCCACAGAAAGACAATAGCTTTGTGTCCTTTCCCTGACATTGCCTGACAACAGCAAAGTAATTCTAATGCATTTTTACACTGGTTTGGGAAGCTTTGATATCACCTCCATACACAGAGAAACCAACAGGCATGTAGGTCAAAACCCAATCCATCCAGAGAAAGCATTTATCTCAGAGGAGTATTTGCTGAAAAAGAAGTACCTAAACAAAACTGTTTTGCCATaaattttaaagaaagttaGGTTGACAGTTTGGAGAATATGCTTACTGGTGTGGAGATGAGAAGATGGATAGCCCTCATATGCCTGTGCAGTGGGTAGTGTCCAACCCCCACCCTTTAAAGGGTTAGGATAAGGTTTGGTTCATGTTAAGGTAAGGGGGAACATACATTATATTGACAGGCTTTGACCCACCAGTTCCGAGCAGGATATTGATCTTAAATATATACAGTGTACAGCAATACTGCAGGCAGTGAATaggttttattttagaaaacaagctGTGTAATGCATACTAATGCTTCTTTAGAGTAGCTGTGTCCAAGCTCGTCGGTCTCACACTCGTACACCGTCCACCCAGTTTCTGGCACCAGCTAAGTGGCCATATACTCAAACTGCAGACTACTGAGCCGTTCCAGTGGAGCTGCTGGGGGTTAAGTGCcttgttaaagtgcagtttgaTGGAAGTGGACGGTTCATTAGGCAGTTCACTTACTGTACATACAGACCCAAATCACAATGGACATTTTTATCATATCAACTATCATAACTGGCAGCCCGTTGGTGCTGCTCAAGCaacatgtttcttaagaacTGTTTAGATTTCCTGTCAGATGAATCGGAGTACATTTTGGCATTGGAGGGGaaagataaaaatgtaattcaacAAGTCTGGAAGACTGAAAGCTAGGTCAGCATGTCTTGGCAGCTAAAAACCGGCTTTGTGGCATTGCAATGCAAACAAGTTCTGCACCTCAGCTCCTCCCACAGATCAAAAGTGTAGcctgttttttgtgtgacttcATATGCCTTTCACACATACAGCTGCCACTGATTTTAATGTGTATCCATGAAATACGTCTTACACTTTCCCTGCGTGAAACACAAGCTCCTGCGGTGCTGCTGATAGATGTTGATCTGGAGGATAAACCCTGTTTACGTACAGGATTAGAGAGCGAGGGTGTCGTGAAGGATTGTGTAACAGAGGCTCTTTGTACTCATGGATTGCCTTGACGGATCTCCTGGGCAGTTCAGGAACTTCAAGAAGGACGACTTTGAGGCTGACTGGATTAAGGTGGCAGAATGTAGATATAGTCAAGTGTACCAGGTCAAGCTCAAGCTCTGGTGGGAAAAATGTGCCCTGAAAAGTTCTGATGGAGCTTTGTGTGCCAACAACTTTTACAGGTGGGTGTTGAGTTATGGAAACTAGTACAATTTCTTCTCAGACAGAATCACCTCTCTTAGCGTACTGGCATATTGAATTTTGAAAGAACATTGAACTACaaaagaatattttcttttgccTTTCTTTTGCCACAAGACAGAATGTTTCTGTGTTCAGTGTTCAAAATCCCAATGTAATTGCCAAAGCCCCGCAATACTGACAGTTATTTTTTCCATCACAGGGGAATTACAAAAGAGGCACACAACATAGCCAAGTTGAAATTCAAGTACATCACGTCCATCTACGGACTGTGCAGTGAAGCAACCGCTGTTGTGATGGAGTACATGAGTAATGGATCTTTGAACAATCTCCTAGCCAGCCACACTTTGATGTGGCCAAAGAAATTTCAGATGATTCATGAGGCCTCAATGGGTATGAATTTCCTTCACAGCATGAAACCTCCACTACTCCATCTTAACCTCAAGACTTCCAATATCCTACTAGACGATCACCTTCATGTCAAGGTCAGTGAAACTCTGCATGCATGCAATGATCTCCTGACATTGTTGTATAAAATTCTGCACTATTCTGTAAATCTTGTTCTTTCACAAAGATTTCGGATTTTGGTTTAATCCACTGGGAAGAAGGCATGAGCAAGACGTTGTTCATGGAGCGTCTGACAGCAAGAGGGAACATAAGTTACATTCCTCCAGAGACTTTTACTCAGTGCCCAGATCCTCCAGGAACTACCTTTGATGTTTACAGGTGACTTGCCAAGGGCATTTCAGAAATTGCACCATCagaatctcatttttttctgattcagtGCACAATCCACAGTCCACATAGTGTAACCTTgctctctgttgtttttaatctctCACAAGTCACAGGGCCTTACTCTATATATTTTACATGGGTCTGACTCACTCTTTCTTGTCCCTTTATCTCCACTGCTGTTTATTTGATGTTAAAATGTCTCCTGCCTTTTAAAGAACAttatttactttcagtttttatgtaaGAGAGCGAGAGAGCTACAAAGTTCACTGAATGCATGATGTGCAAAAGTGAAGATATTAGTTGATGTACTTCTTCCTGCTTTGATTTATAGTTTTGGAATTGTGATGTGGGAGATTCTGACTCAGCAGAAACCGTATGCAggtaggaattcattcatttgaaATGCACTTCCACAGCAAATGGATTTATAGGACTTATGTAACAAACAACACCACCACTTAGGCAATATAAGGatgaaaacatttgcatttcagTGTTTCAAGCTGAATTGTATTGTTGTTATTGAAATGTTACCAATGTAACATAAATAGTATATGCATATGTTCCCCTCTTAACCCTTTTACTGTCACACAATGGACACTGTAAATCTTTACAGTAGCACTTCTGAACTTTATCAATAAGAGAATAAAACACAGTAATGCAATAGAAGTGACTAAACCCCTTTGCAATATTCTACATGTCCAATTAACAAAATTTGTATGAACTTTTAATAACTGCTTTATTGCCAAGTTGATATTTGGACAATTTAgttttgaacaaaaacaaatactttataAAAGGGTATATTGAACATATAGGACCCAAAGTAGGTGGGCAATGCAACAAAAGCACCTGTGGTCACTGACGCAAAATTAGGTGCACATATGATTTTTCAGTTGTCATAATTACATGGTTATAAAAATGTCCTTTAAACACCAGAGCTTTCTCAGTTGTAGACCTGTGGGTTGAATCtatctgcatcatggctccacatgcaAAAGAAAAGCCAAATGAAATGGCCGTGAGACTTTACAAAGATGGGAAAGGATAGAAGGAAGAAGGAAGATTGATGAATAACTAAAAATCAGTCTGAACACAGTTGCAGCTGTAATCAAGAGGTATAGAACCATAGCACAGCTCGCCTAATCAGAGATGCAGTGGTTAGCCACATAAAATGAAGAACAACGTGCTACGTGCACAATCACGCTCTAAAAAACAGACAAGCGAGTGCTTCGGGCTTGTCATAGGCGTTATCATTGGAAATCAAAgacagtgcaaaaaataaaaaccaaaaaacagcaTAACGACAGCCTCTATGGACGAcatccaaattaaaaaaaataccatacATGCTCTTAGAAGGGGGAGGCCATGAATGGCTTTTGGGAGGAAAAACACCCGGTAACGAGTTGAAATCAGTCTTTATTGGAGAACAAGaagctttctttttctgtgtgattttgctTCTTGCTGTGACTGGCATTTTATGAAATACCACAATTATGctcaaaatcattatttttccaGAGAACGTTCAATATGCATCCTTGTATGTCTGGCACATGAAAGGCTCTGCTTATTCAGCCAAGACCTATTGTAAGGGGAGTTGCTCCATGGCCAATCAATCAGTGTCACTCTAGACCTGTCATTGGTCCTGCCTAATAGAACCTTAAGGTTGTCACCAAACTGTTCAGGAGAAATCATCTTCCACTTTCATCCTTCAGTGTTGAACATCCTGAAGACATGGCTTGTTCTGGGTAGTGATACTGAGGTATCTCTGACATATGCCACTTCATCTCTTATTCTCTTGGTTTTTCtaggtaactctaaattgtgaatgtgagagtaattgtttgtctctctatgGCCCGgcgatggactggtgacctgtccagggtgtcccctgccttctccctaaatcagctgggataggctccagccccccacgaccttAACACGGATcaaacggtgtatagataatggatagatgggaTGGTCAAACACAGGCAATTGTGACTTACAACAATGCAAGCAATATAGTACATGGAGAATGATGGGTTTTGTGAGTGGTCATATGGTAACTAAGTACTGTTTATGGACTATCAATTGGcaagttttccttaaaatctTGTAGACTTTCACCAGTCAAATGAGTAATTGATTGTGTGCATTCAGTTTGGCCACATAATGCCTACATGATTTTGATGACAAACTCTCAGTGTGTTATTTAGGTGAAAATGCacatatctgcatttttctcaTATATGTCAGGAGAAACCAACtctaaacacaaaataaaggtGAAATTTAGAGTTTTTATGATTATGTGGTTAATTTGAACTCATTATCGGCATTTTCTGGAATTATAGCGCTCCCCTACTCTTATGGACAAAACTGCATGATGAAACTTTACGAAATGGCacgaaaagaagcctgatgaatgctGGAATCACATTTAGTTAGAAAAGATGAAAATCAGTTTGCTAGGCTCAGATGGGGTCCAGCATGTCTGGTGTGAATTCTGAGTTGAGCAGTGTGATGTTATGGGGTTGCATGAGTGACAGATGTGTTGTGTAGATTATCTTTATGGTACCACGAATGCCTGTAGATAGACCAAAATattggctgacaagatgactccctgTTTGCAGgagcttggcagaagaggaatattccagcatgataacgaTCCAAAGCATGCTgccaaaaatcacacaagagttttgaaacaggaaaaaatgtaaaaactttgACCTGGCCAAGTATGTTGTCTAACTTCAATCCAGTTAGATATCTTTGAGACATTTTAATGAGTAatgtagagcaacacaacagcTCCAGGAAAAAGcaactgaccaaaaaaaaaaaagtctcaaaacAGTGTCAGAACATCTTGTGACAGCCCCTCTTGTCGGTTATCTATGTTTTAGATGGGTGAGGTAGGGCTGGTCTGTGCGAACTGGAAACACCTGAGACTGGTGTTCTTAGCCAGTAAAGCTTTGGCTGCTGCTGGCACATTCTCAGACTCTCTCAACCAGGCAGTCAGCCATGTGGTGGTGCTGCTTTAGTTAATCTTTCCtccttttattttgtctttttgtatccTTCAACAGTACTATACACTATCCCATGCATATCCTACACCTCTGATTTCACCGATTCTTAAGTTCCACTACTATGGTACTTAAGTGTCCTTATGTTGTTCAACAAATAATTGTCTGTAAAAACAGTGTATCTCCCTCTGTCTTGGCCCTGTGACAGGCTGTGACAATCTCTCTAGAGATTTGTGCAATACTGGTATCTTGCATGCAAAGGCTCACACACAACatactgaaaaaagaaaagatttgaaTCTGTCTTTTGTTGCATAACGCTCCAActgtggggcctgtatttttgaaagtaaATCTGAACTGATATTTTGTAATATTACATATGGGCAAATACCCTATTGTTCAAGTTCAAAATAATACAATTCATTGTAAGGTGATACAGTTATGACATTGAAGCAATATTACAGAGAGTaatactcacttctgttgtctACTGCAGtgcaaaatgtaagaaaatactTCATATTATCTGATCTAACAATGAGCATACAAGTATTTCACTGAAAGAAGATACTGAAAGTTACAGTTGTATAGGTTTAGAGGTAGCATACTGTCAGTCTTCTTTCAAATTAATTGATGGTACTCATGAAGTTATCACAATGATTagttggtgaatttttttttgcaaacgtCATCCTTGCCCTTATCAAGCACTAATTATCTAAAATGAATAGTATAGTAAATGAAACCTAAGCTctagaagatttttttttttgaaaaagtgcaAGTTGTCTTCCTGTAGATTAGGGTGAAATTGATGCTATTTGGTttgtttagcttagcttaaacAGGCCAGCCTGGTTTTGTCTGAAGGTAAAACAAATGCACTTACCAGTGCCTGTGAACATCACATGTTATATcttgttttagtacaaaaagcaaagagaaactTGAAGCTGGTGTATTGATTTGTTGTAAAGGGAAAGAATATTCTCATAAACCAAACGCATGAGGTTCAATGTGTCTGACACCCGTTTTGTACCCACAGGATGCAACATGACCACAGTGCTCTTACAGGTGTCACAAGGTAAGAGACCCTGTGTGGAGATAATACCCGATGAGAAGCCGCCTGAGTGTGATCAGATGGTCAGCATCATGAAACAGTGCTGGGATCAGGACCACAGGAAGAGGCCACAGTTCTCaggtaaagaaaacacaaatcaaaaaaGAAGATATTTTTAGTCAGCTTTCAGCTATTTATTCAAAACTAACATGTAAAGCATCTAACAGATGATAATCagtatttttgatgaaatataaaatgaagGTACTAAACTGAAAGAATTAAGTTTCTCCAGAGTCATTTGTGAGTGTAATTTGTCACATTTGTCTGATGTTGTGTTTGATTGCTCTTGTCAGGTTAATGTCTCAATAGGAAAGTAAAATTTGAgtataaaatgatgcaaagagTTATTAGTAACAATATTGCATTTACTCTTAATACGAATTTCAATACCAAGTcaatgattttatgttttatgaaaaaataaaatcaatgaaaatgtcGCTCAACTTTGCATTCAAAGGAAAAATATGTTTCAAGCAAAAAACACTATATTACTGTGCTATATACCATTATACTGGAAAGGATGGACACGTCAGTTTTCTAAAACCATAATGGTGAAACATCTGTGCTTGATTTACATTCtgtcaaacaaaaacataccaaaCAAAGAAGCAAGCTGTTGCCCCCTTTGGCCTTGGAGATAATTATCAAGTCAACAGTCAATGACAAGCTCATAGAAAACTCATTCTAGTGCACGTCATGCTTGAATGAAATACTTTCAAATGAGATTTAATCATTTAGCCTAACCATGAGGAAGTGGGTCACCTTTGTTTAAAcaagcacctacagcaagagaAGTCATGTTAATGAATACAAATTAGTGTCATGTTTACTCATAAACAGCAGCAATCCCAATTTGTGATGTTCACAAAACTCTCTGCTATCATTACCAATTTACCTGTAAGGCATGCATGACTAACCATTCTCTGGTACTGGTACAATTATAAGAGGATCCTGCTGGGATTTGAAGTTGCAACTCTGGGAAAACATTTGTTTGAACAGGCAAATTCAGAACAATTCTtgactgctgttttgtttgcagACACTGTGAGGAGAACAGAGGCTCTGAGTGAAGTCCTGAAGATCGCAGGACCAAttcagaataagaaaaatggTGACATGGGACAGAAATCAAGTTATCCTTGGCTAGTTTCCCCGATACATAAAGTTAGTTCTGCTTGTTACTCTGTCTGAATGGTACTCTTGTATCTATTGCATCTACTCCAGCTTTGAGGGCAGCTGAGATTAATGGTGTTATGAGGAAGATAATGGGAACAGTTAGTTTCCCAGTGAGGGTATTTTAGAGACAGTGTTGCTTTAAGGTAAGCACTAATATCGGCATACTCACTATGACATTGCAAAAATGTTTCCGTTTAGCTACTTTTGTGTCAAGTTCATCTAAGCCAGATGCAAATGTCAATCATTTCTCACTAAATGAAGTGTTAGGGGATTATCTGAATCTTTAGGTTTATAAGGCATTCTATTTGATAGTAGATGAACAATTTCACTTAAGAACTACATATAGAACTCATGGTGGCACTAGAGTGGAAATTTAAGGGATCACTAGCTTTGATAGGCTTTAACCTCTACTGTGACTGTCAGTACAATATTCTCTTGGCATTTTTAGTAGATACATAGCCAGAATATCCACGTCTGTGCAAATAGAGCATGGAATGTGCCCACTTATTACTGAAGCtgttaaactgttaaatatGAATGACCTAACAATTATAAGAGCCTTTCAACACAGATGCCCAAGCACTGgttaataaatgtgtttattatccACTTGTGATACCTGATGTCACAGCCGATAACTTTTGCTGTGCCTTCTgtccttttttccattttagatCTCCTTGCCTGAGATGCCGATCTTCCCTTCAGGTAAACACAACAGCAGAGCAGGATGGAAAATCATGTTCAATACAGTACAAAGCCCGGGAGgctgacatttaaaaagagCCATTTACAGTGcaatcacatttttaatattaccTTTAGTTCCGAAAAGCAGAGTCAACACGCAGTAGAAGAGAGAATAAAAGACACATCCATGCAGCCTTTCAGATCCATTTCCTAAGAAATTTTGACCAAAGAATTTCATGGATAATTCTTAACACTTTCTTGTTTATTCTTTCATTGTCACACTCCTTTATATAGAGAAAAATGTATCTGCCAATATGTTCAAACACTAACACAAAAGTTAAACATTTCACAACAGCTGCTGATATTGACTGAGTTCTACAGCCTCCAGAAAGATTCACGCTCTGCTATTGTGTACATTGGCATACCGCTGGAtacaataaaatgcagaaagtcaactttcataaagaaaaaatctgaaaaaataaatgttgcagTGCACACATTAtgatctgcatttttcatcactttttctCATATCTTGCCCTTTGCTTTCATTTCACAGATAACCAAAATGGCCAGCCTGGCATTCTCTCTTTGCTATCCCAAAAGGACTTTGGTAGTTTCAGGCAGTCTGTGAAAAAAGAACATGTATACACACAGTTTTCAGGCAAAAAGAGTCTCCTTCACTACACAGTAGCCAGCGGTGATTCCGAGAGTGTTGAGCATGTCCTCAGTCTGGGTGCTGAAGTCAACTGTATGACTGCCAGAGGTTACACTCCTCTTATTATTGCTGTTCTGCACAGGTCTGTATAAAAATGCATTCACAAACTGTTTCACGAGTTACACTGAGAAAGGTCCTCTGTGCTACCGCATTGCTATTTTGATCATGTCTGCACTTCTAAAGTCAAACAAAGACTTTCTGCTTCTCTATTAAAAGTTGAAGAACTAgattgacattttgggaaatcacTTTCTTGCTGAGACTGAAAAGAGAAGATTGGTGCTAATCTTC comes from Amphiprion ocellaris isolate individual 3 ecotype Okinawa chromosome 7, ASM2253959v1, whole genome shotgun sequence and encodes:
- the ankk1 gene encoding ankyrin repeat and protein kinase domain-containing protein 1, producing the protein MDCLDGSPGQFRNFKKDDFEADWIKVAECRYSQVYQVKLKLWWEKCALKSSDGALCANNFYRGITKEAHNIAKLKFKYITSIYGLCSEATAVVMEYMSNGSLNNLLASHTLMWPKKFQMIHEASMGMNFLHSMKPPLLHLNLKTSNILLDDHLHVKISDFGLIHWEEGMSKTLFMERLTARGNISYIPPETFTQCPDPPGTTFDVYSFGIVMWEILTQQKPYAGCNMTTVLLQVSQGKRPCVEIIPDEKPPECDQMVSIMKQCWDQDHRKRPQFSDTVRRTEALSEVLKIAGPIQNKKNGDMGQKSSYPWLVSPIHKISLPEMPIFPSDNQNGQPGILSLLSQKDFGSFRQSVKKEHVYTQFSGKKSLLHYTVASGDSESVEHVLSLGAEVNCMTARGYTPLIIAVLHRFHDISSLLLEHGAAATQGDDDRWTPLHFAAQNGDDRTVRLLLDKGAVAEARETTGWTPLHLACQNGHETVVRLLLSRLSQDAVVEQEEAQGRTPLHLASAYGHLNIARLLLGQGADPSASDFSLSTALHLSAEQGHNRVVRELVKNGASTNSADSRGYTPLHLASLKGHTGICRQLLSNGASPDSRTLQGWTPMHLAALRGHEAVVVQLESKGGSVNVRGENGWTPLHLACHQSEPEVVAKLLAAKADPNTAEDSEGWTPLHVACTSISFPSVLHLITHHADVNALNSGKATPLHLAAQHSCVPIVKALLLNGADRTLLDSSGSTAVNVAQRCEKWEIVQLLEKGC